The Geobacter sp. AOG2 genome includes a window with the following:
- a CDS encoding efflux RND transporter permease subunit, whose product MKFTDLFIRRPVLALVVNLVIIIAGLQAIRTLNVRQYPHSENASVTVTTVYTGASAELVRGFITTPLERAIAAADGIEYMESQSALGLSTITVRLKINYDSTKALAEISSKVDQVRRDLPPEAEVPVINIESADSQFASAYLSFTSDILKQNEITDYLVRVVQPRLSAISGVQRADILGGRTFAMRIWLKPERMAALNISPAQVRQALADNNFLSALGHSKGSLIQVNLTADTNLNTVGEFKRLAVREQNGAIVRISDIADVTLGAEDYDSEVHFSGQTAVFIGIWPLPNANSIDVIKKVRAEMAAIQRDLPSGMQAHVAYDATDYINTAIHEVLKTLGDTLMIVMVVIFLFLGSFRSVVIPVVAIPVSLIGAVFLMQAFGFTVNLLTLLAVVLSVGLVVDDAIVVVENVERHMGEGKSPLEAALLGARELVGPIIAMTITLAAVYLPIGLQGGLTGSLFREFALTLAGAVTISGIVALTLSPVMSAKLLKPGSEEHGLAGRITRDFNRLKNAYGRWLSATLTARPAVYTVWIVITLLTIPMFTMSARELAPTEDQGVIFGILDAAANSTLDQNSRYAAAANQIFMGIPETDFTFQITMPNSGFGGMVTKPWNNRKRTIFQIMPEVQQKLQGIAGIQMFPVTPPALPGGGQFPVEFILASTADTNQILEFARQLQLKAIQSKMFAFPPLIDVKVDQPQTEFVIDRDKVAALGLNLGQVGADLGGMVGGNYVNRFDISGRSYKVIPQIERVSRLNPAQLKDIYVTGPGGKLIPLSTVATLKESVVPRSLNRFQQLNAVKISGVAMRPLDEALRFLEGEAGKILPKGYVLDYTGESRQLRTEGNKFLPAFALAIILIFLVLAAQFNSFRDPFVILAGSVPLAIFGALIFTFLKMPDPNTPFWTRGWTTTLNIYSQVGLVTLVGLVSKNGILVVEFANKLQLQGLSKLDAVHQAAMTRLRPILMTSAATIAGHFPLTLVTGAGAAARNSIGLVLVGGMFVGTLFTLFVVPSIYMLIARDHGKDREREAAVTAAEVA is encoded by the coding sequence ATGAAATTCACCGATCTCTTCATCCGCCGTCCCGTCTTGGCCCTGGTTGTCAACCTGGTGATCATCATCGCCGGCTTGCAGGCCATCCGGACCCTCAATGTGCGCCAGTATCCGCACAGCGAGAATGCGTCGGTAACCGTCACCACCGTCTATACCGGCGCTAGCGCCGAATTGGTGCGCGGCTTCATAACCACCCCTCTGGAACGGGCCATCGCCGCAGCCGATGGTATCGAATACATGGAATCTCAAAGTGCTCTGGGGCTCTCCACCATCACGGTACGCCTCAAGATCAACTATGATTCCACCAAAGCCTTGGCCGAGATCAGCTCCAAGGTGGACCAGGTGCGCCGCGACCTGCCGCCGGAGGCAGAGGTGCCGGTGATCAACATCGAGTCGGCCGACAGCCAGTTTGCTTCGGCCTACCTGAGCTTCACCTCCGACATCCTCAAACAGAACGAGATCACCGACTACCTGGTGCGTGTCGTCCAGCCCCGCCTGTCGGCCATCTCCGGTGTTCAACGGGCCGACATTCTGGGCGGCCGCACCTTTGCCATGCGCATCTGGCTGAAACCGGAACGAATGGCGGCACTCAACATCAGTCCGGCCCAAGTGCGCCAAGCCCTGGCGGACAACAACTTCCTCTCGGCCCTGGGACACAGCAAGGGGTCGTTGATCCAGGTCAACCTGACCGCCGACACCAATCTCAACACCGTGGGCGAGTTTAAACGCCTGGCTGTGCGTGAGCAGAACGGCGCCATCGTGCGAATCTCTGATATTGCCGACGTGACGCTGGGGGCCGAAGACTATGACTCCGAGGTGCATTTCTCCGGCCAGACTGCCGTATTCATAGGCATCTGGCCCTTGCCCAACGCCAACTCCATCGACGTCATTAAAAAGGTGCGGGCCGAGATGGCGGCCATCCAGCGCGACCTGCCCAGCGGCATGCAGGCCCACGTGGCCTACGATGCCACCGATTACATCAACACCGCTATCCACGAGGTGCTCAAAACCTTGGGGGACACGCTGATGATCGTGATGGTGGTGATCTTCCTCTTCCTGGGTTCCTTCCGTTCTGTAGTAATACCAGTGGTGGCTATCCCGGTCTCGCTGATCGGGGCGGTCTTTCTGATGCAGGCCTTCGGCTTTACCGTCAACCTGCTGACCCTCCTGGCGGTGGTGCTCTCCGTAGGTCTCGTGGTGGACGACGCCATCGTGGTGGTGGAGAATGTGGAACGTCATATGGGCGAAGGAAAATCCCCCCTGGAAGCGGCACTGCTCGGAGCCCGGGAACTCGTGGGACCTATCATCGCCATGACCATCACCCTTGCGGCGGTCTACCTGCCTATCGGCCTGCAGGGCGGACTGACCGGCTCACTCTTCCGCGAGTTTGCCCTGACCCTGGCCGGTGCTGTAACCATCTCCGGTATTGTAGCCCTGACGCTGTCACCGGTCATGTCGGCCAAACTGCTCAAACCGGGTAGCGAGGAGCATGGCTTGGCGGGCCGCATCACCCGCGACTTCAACCGCCTGAAAAACGCCTACGGTCGCTGGCTCTCCGCGACCCTGACCGCCCGGCCTGCTGTCTACACGGTCTGGATCGTGATCACGCTCCTGACTATCCCCATGTTCACCATGTCGGCCCGCGAACTGGCACCAACCGAGGACCAGGGGGTAATCTTCGGCATCCTGGACGCTGCGGCCAATTCGACGCTGGACCAGAATAGCCGCTATGCCGCAGCCGCCAACCAGATTTTCATGGGTATACCGGAAACAGACTTCACCTTCCAAATAACCATGCCCAACTCCGGTTTCGGCGGCATGGTAACCAAACCCTGGAACAACCGCAAACGCACGATCTTCCAGATCATGCCCGAAGTCCAGCAGAAACTTCAGGGTATTGCCGGCATCCAGATGTTCCCGGTCACCCCCCCGGCGCTGCCTGGCGGCGGCCAGTTTCCGGTCGAATTCATCCTGGCCTCCACCGCGGACACAAACCAGATTCTGGAATTCGCCCGTCAATTACAACTTAAGGCCATCCAGAGCAAAATGTTCGCATTCCCACCTCTCATCGACGTCAAAGTGGACCAACCCCAGACTGAGTTTGTCATCGACCGCGACAAGGTCGCCGCCCTGGGGCTGAACCTGGGACAAGTCGGCGCCGACCTGGGTGGCATGGTGGGGGGCAACTATGTTAACCGTTTCGATATCTCCGGCCGCAGCTACAAGGTCATTCCCCAGATAGAGCGCGTAAGCCGCCTTAACCCGGCCCAGTTGAAGGATATCTACGTTACCGGGCCCGGGGGTAAGCTGATCCCGCTCTCCACCGTGGCCACCCTGAAGGAATCGGTCGTACCACGTTCCTTGAACCGTTTCCAGCAGTTGAACGCCGTCAAGATAAGCGGTGTGGCCATGAGGCCTCTGGATGAGGCGTTACGCTTTCTGGAGGGTGAAGCTGGCAAGATCCTGCCAAAAGGGTATGTACTGGACTACACCGGCGAGTCGCGCCAGTTGCGCACCGAGGGAAACAAATTTCTGCCTGCCTTCGCTTTGGCCATAATCCTGATCTTCCTGGTGCTGGCGGCCCAGTTCAACAGTTTCCGCGATCCCTTTGTCATCCTGGCCGGTTCCGTACCGCTGGCCATCTTCGGCGCGCTGATCTTCACTTTTCTGAAAATGCCCGATCCCAACACCCCCTTCTGGACCCGTGGCTGGACCACCACGCTTAATATTTACTCCCAGGTCGGACTGGTGACGCTCGTGGGGTTGGTGTCCAAGAATGGCATTCTGGTTGTCGAGTTCGCCAACAAGTTGCAGTTGCAGGGTCTCTCCAAACTTGATGCCGTGCACCAAGCCGCCATGACCCGCCTGCGGCCGATCCTGATGACCAGTGCCGCCACCATTGCGGGCCACTTTCCCCTGACCCTGGTCACCGGTGCCGGCGCAGCCGCCCGTAACTCCATCGGCTTGGTGCTGGTGGGAGGTATGTTTGTCGGTACCCTCTTTACCTTGTTCGTCGTTCCCTCCATCTACATGCTCATCGCCCGCGACCACGGCAAGGACCGGGAGCGTGAGGCTGCTGTGACGGCGGCAGAGGTTGCATAG
- a CDS encoding S8 family serine peptidase: MTDHFHAVFRFILSSFSLVVMLGDTVPLHAGMLAPDLAERIKDASFGQEFDILVRMRSVVNRSVLSASVKNLGRHARVAEVVRTLRSNAEQSQQDLKGYLDERAVAGTARRIRPFWIFNGFSLTATADVVQTLADRDDVDTVTLDRVLHLAPSPDASVGNPEPSGLTATPQATGAWNLDAIGAPTVWAQGFTGQGTVIASFDTGVDVSHPAVGPKWRGGAHDWFDPYRSTTVPYDASGHGTATMGILAGGDMTGNPVGVAPGAQWIAAKIFDDQGNAQTSLIHAAFAWVLDPDGNPANRDVPDVVNNSWDLNNPGGYDGEFAPDILALAAAGIEVVFSAGNSGPGTNTSTSPGNNPGAVSVGATMASDQIASFSSRGPSAFDGSFFPALAAPGWQVRSTSLAGNYGYNSGTSFSAPHVAGAYALLKSAVPALTLQQAEEALEKSVAGASGPDNVTGYGRLDVAKALSYLTLPGDVDGNGKIDLADVVIVLRSIMGSTPMTPLIAKNGNVSPLATGIAKSDGDLTIQDALFILQKAVGFDPF; this comes from the coding sequence TTGACTGATCATTTTCATGCCGTTTTCAGATTCATACTCAGTTCTTTCTCACTTGTGGTGATGTTGGGGGACACTGTTCCGTTGCATGCCGGCATGCTTGCCCCCGACTTGGCTGAGCGGATCAAGGATGCGTCCTTTGGCCAGGAATTCGACATTCTGGTCAGAATGAGATCAGTGGTGAATCGTAGCGTCTTGTCCGCATCGGTAAAGAACCTTGGGCGACATGCCCGGGTTGCCGAGGTGGTGCGTACGCTGCGGAGTAACGCGGAACAGTCTCAGCAGGACCTGAAGGGCTATCTTGACGAGAGAGCCGTCGCGGGAACAGCGCGGCGAATCAGGCCCTTCTGGATTTTTAACGGGTTTTCGTTGACCGCAACGGCGGATGTCGTTCAAACGCTGGCAGACCGTGATGACGTGGACACGGTCACCCTCGACAGGGTTCTGCATCTGGCGCCTTCACCTGATGCTTCCGTCGGCAATCCGGAGCCTTCCGGCCTTACGGCGACACCACAGGCAACCGGCGCCTGGAACCTGGATGCCATCGGTGCCCCCACAGTCTGGGCGCAGGGGTTTACCGGCCAGGGTACGGTGATAGCGTCTTTCGATACCGGAGTGGACGTCAGCCATCCCGCTGTGGGGCCAAAGTGGCGGGGAGGAGCCCATGACTGGTTTGACCCGTACCGTTCCACAACCGTTCCTTATGATGCAAGCGGACATGGGACAGCTACAATGGGCATACTTGCGGGGGGGGATATGACCGGCAATCCTGTCGGGGTAGCACCGGGAGCGCAATGGATAGCGGCCAAGATCTTCGATGACCAGGGTAATGCGCAGACAAGCCTTATTCATGCTGCCTTCGCCTGGGTCCTCGACCCGGACGGAAACCCGGCGAACAGGGATGTCCCCGATGTGGTCAACAATTCCTGGGATCTCAACAATCCCGGTGGCTATGACGGAGAATTCGCACCGGACATTCTGGCTCTTGCTGCGGCGGGTATCGAGGTGGTTTTTTCGGCGGGAAACTCCGGACCGGGAACCAATACATCCACAAGCCCCGGTAATAATCCGGGCGCCGTTTCCGTGGGGGCAACGATGGCCAGTGACCAGATTGCGTCATTCAGTAGCAGGGGCCCTTCGGCATTTGATGGTTCGTTTTTTCCGGCCTTGGCGGCACCTGGCTGGCAAGTGCGATCGACCTCTCTGGCCGGTAATTACGGGTATAATTCCGGAACGTCCTTTTCGGCGCCGCACGTGGCCGGAGCCTATGCGTTGCTCAAGTCCGCCGTTCCGGCGCTGACGTTGCAGCAGGCGGAAGAAGCCCTTGAAAAATCCGTCGCGGGGGCAAGCGGCCCGGATAATGTCACTGGATACGGCAGGCTTGACGTCGCAAAAGCGCTTTCCTACCTGACATTGCCTGGCGATGTCGACGGGAATGGAAAAATAGATCTGGCGGACGTGGTGATTGTCTTGCGTTCCATTATGGGGAGCACGCCCATGACACCGCTGATAGCAAAAAATGGCAATGTATCGCCTCTGGCAACTGGAATTGCCAAATCCGATGGAGATCTCACCATTCAGGACGCGCTCTTTATCCTGCAGAAAGCGGTCGGATTCGACCCATTCTAG
- a CDS encoding multicopper oxidase domain-containing protein, producing the protein MINAGKHFSLIIGVACCLMAYSPDAKAHIDGHTGISPAPAFNLTAKEGHISTGEGASVLIWGFADDDGQDSSKSVKGAVQYPGPTLIVSEGDTVTIKLTNQLSEPVSINFPGLDVQTPVVPVFNHGTLSSITPEAVPGGTQTYTFIAARPGTYYYQSGSNQAVQLRMGLFGCIIVRPKQNPTSKTYTDVFPNHYAPGPNKTFSKFAYNEAGVPDTVTVNGTPISNIGASTGYDREFLFFLSEMDPNFHTWMELYRDKAKSPVSYGDWIDFNKQKTFISWKANYWFINGRTAPDIMGEAYDPELPSQPYNSLVMFHPGEMVLTRFVNMGRDFHPLHTHGNHQRIVAEGGLIVSSAADPLDQTLTSQTGADLSSEQFTLTMVPGSSFDSLYSWTGKGLGFDPFGHKPGDLPAPYEYLGDHVGGPNSDIIAPGAQDPVTGRYANGQFAPKTGDSASIPFQALPTFFSPDQLTYTFGPWFSGSPYLGSTEPLPPSNVSFNYGGQSYYFMWHSHAEREITSNNIFPGGMLNMAAVVPWSLSLPAE; encoded by the coding sequence ATGATAAACGCAGGAAAGCATTTCAGTCTGATCATCGGTGTTGCATGCTGCTTGATGGCGTATAGTCCCGATGCCAAGGCGCATATCGATGGACATACCGGCATCAGCCCCGCTCCGGCATTCAATCTTACGGCCAAGGAGGGACATATCTCCACTGGTGAAGGTGCCAGCGTACTGATCTGGGGGTTTGCCGACGATGATGGCCAGGATAGTTCGAAATCGGTGAAGGGAGCGGTCCAGTACCCGGGACCGACCCTGATTGTCTCCGAAGGAGACACCGTCACCATTAAACTGACCAACCAGTTGAGCGAACCGGTTTCGATCAATTTCCCAGGGTTGGATGTCCAGACGCCGGTAGTGCCGGTTTTCAACCATGGTACTCTCTCATCCATTACGCCGGAAGCTGTTCCCGGCGGCACCCAGACCTACACGTTTATCGCCGCGCGCCCGGGCACCTACTACTACCAGAGCGGTTCCAACCAGGCTGTTCAACTGCGTATGGGACTTTTTGGATGCATCATCGTGCGTCCGAAACAAAATCCGACATCCAAGACCTACACCGACGTTTTCCCGAACCATTACGCGCCGGGACCAAACAAAACCTTCAGCAAGTTTGCTTACAACGAAGCCGGAGTGCCGGATACTGTTACGGTGAATGGCACACCTATCAGCAATATCGGTGCATCAACCGGCTATGACCGGGAATTCCTCTTTTTCCTGAGTGAAATGGACCCCAACTTCCACACCTGGATGGAACTTTACCGCGATAAAGCCAAGTCGCCGGTGAGCTACGGCGATTGGATCGACTTCAATAAACAGAAAACCTTTATCAGTTGGAAGGCCAATTACTGGTTCATCAACGGCAGGACTGCTCCAGATATCATGGGAGAAGCCTATGATCCGGAATTACCGAGCCAGCCCTACAACAGTCTGGTGATGTTTCATCCGGGCGAAATGGTACTGACCCGCTTCGTCAACATGGGGCGCGACTTTCATCCCCTGCACACCCACGGGAACCACCAGCGAATTGTCGCCGAAGGAGGCCTGATCGTGTCGTCAGCGGCTGATCCTCTGGACCAGACCCTGACCTCGCAAACCGGTGCGGACCTGTCGTCTGAACAGTTCACCCTTACCATGGTGCCGGGCAGTTCTTTCGACTCTCTCTACAGTTGGACCGGTAAGGGCCTCGGCTTTGACCCGTTTGGACACAAGCCGGGCGATTTGCCCGCACCCTATGAATATCTGGGTGACCATGTGGGCGGCCCGAACAGCGACATTATTGCTCCAGGAGCACAGGACCCGGTAACCGGACGTTACGCCAACGGCCAGTTCGCACCGAAAACAGGGGACAGTGCCTCGATACCGTTCCAGGCGCTCCCCACATTCTTTTCACCTGATCAACTGACATACACGTTTGGCCCATGGTTCAGCGGCAGTCCCTACCTGGGTAGTACCGAGCCGTTACCCCCATCGAACGTCAGCTTCAACTACGGCGGCCAGAGCTACTACTTCATGTGGCACAGCCATGCCGAGCGGGAAATTACCAGCAACAACATATTCCCGGGCGGGATGCTGAATATGGCAGCGGTTGTGCCGTGGTCTCTATCGCTCCCCGCAGAATAA
- a CDS encoding multicopper oxidase domain-containing protein, whose translation MKIDFRKVSAYLVVLLFISAVPALCFVQYGTGTKDTRDHFGATDGFIKMPDGRDIYVFGFTNISSHVHFNNHSTSNAILGKTHADFPAPTLDMMEGNHHYLSLSTLGMAMRPDLFDPHTVHFHGFPQATAFYDGEPMSTIAVNQGSDFTYFYQLNDPGTYMYHCHNEATEHMEMGMLGNLVVRPQQDVNRTGLTCTDGRPATGPGSYKGFDYDDGDCSTGYDQELIVQFADIDPKFHDADSFAQPLDFAGFEARYFMLNGRGYPDTVDNGVILNSVDQYLDQAPYPAQKIPSLITATVGQKILVRLSNLSIQEFCTIEVLGLPMRVVARDAKFLRRPNGRDLSYAANSVFIGGGESIDFIIDTTGAAPGTYYMYSRNLEQLSADQMDRSGAMTEIRINP comes from the coding sequence ATGAAGATTGATTTCAGGAAAGTGTCGGCATATCTGGTTGTGCTGCTGTTCATCAGCGCAGTACCCGCACTGTGTTTCGTCCAGTACGGCACGGGTACCAAGGACACGCGCGATCACTTTGGTGCTACCGACGGCTTTATCAAAATGCCTGATGGACGAGATATCTATGTTTTCGGTTTCACCAACATTTCGTCCCATGTGCACTTTAACAATCATTCGACCTCCAATGCGATCCTGGGCAAAACCCACGCTGACTTCCCGGCACCCACCCTGGATATGATGGAGGGAAATCATCATTATCTGAGCCTGTCAACTCTGGGTATGGCCATGCGACCGGATCTCTTCGACCCTCATACGGTCCATTTCCATGGATTCCCCCAGGCCACCGCGTTCTATGACGGAGAACCCATGTCGACAATTGCGGTCAACCAAGGGTCGGATTTTACCTATTTTTATCAGCTTAACGATCCGGGAACGTACATGTATCACTGCCACAACGAAGCTACCGAACATATGGAAATGGGCATGTTGGGCAACTTGGTCGTGCGGCCCCAGCAGGATGTCAACCGGACCGGACTTACATGCACGGATGGTCGGCCGGCTACTGGTCCCGGCTCTTATAAAGGATTTGATTATGACGATGGAGACTGCAGCACTGGGTATGATCAGGAACTGATCGTGCAGTTCGCCGACATCGACCCGAAATTCCACGATGCGGACTCTTTTGCTCAACCACTTGATTTCGCCGGGTTTGAAGCGCGTTACTTTATGCTGAACGGCCGGGGCTACCCCGATACCGTCGATAACGGTGTCATCTTGAACAGTGTCGATCAGTACCTGGACCAGGCCCCGTATCCCGCTCAAAAGATACCATCGTTGATTACCGCCACTGTTGGGCAGAAGATTCTTGTGCGCCTTTCCAATCTCTCGATTCAGGAATTTTGCACCATCGAGGTTCTGGGGCTTCCCATGCGTGTGGTGGCAAGGGATGCCAAGTTTCTGCGTCGGCCCAACGGCAGGGATTTGAGCTATGCCGCCAATTCGGTGTTTATCGGCGGCGGTGAATCGATCGATTTCATCATCGATACCACCGGCGCGGCACCGGGAACCTATTACATGTATTCGCGCAACCTGGAACAACTCAGTGCGGACCAGATGGACCGCAGTGGCGCCATGACCGAAATACGGATCAATCCCTAA
- a CDS encoding Ig-like domain-containing protein: MKLRSCMHMAILTGLTLVFQGCGGGGGGSSTTPVTVTAAQNPLLVNYSTTVSADFSSYVTTVKTGSVVNFSVTPGATVTPTGVTSSGGIATTKIKSTTPGTYQVTAAYPGFAGSAPVSFITQPSTVDVLVSSKQNLNNLSALTFNVTNALPATFTNYSTTVPSGNALSFAAALTPKNLSASWASGTSFSLDTSSAFLMKLHYTIPTDVPNFAVDSTSVSAIFTNLSTVRPTPGFAVKSVYYDQNGKQLYP; encoded by the coding sequence ATGAAATTAAGATCCTGTATGCACATGGCAATTCTTACCGGTTTGACGCTGGTTTTCCAGGGCTGCGGCGGTGGTGGCGGCGGAAGTTCGACAACACCAGTTACGGTAACGGCGGCTCAAAATCCGCTATTGGTCAATTATTCGACAACCGTTTCGGCCGATTTCTCGTCCTATGTCACCACTGTCAAAACCGGATCCGTCGTCAATTTTAGCGTGACTCCCGGCGCCACGGTTACCCCGACCGGCGTAACAAGTTCGGGTGGAATCGCCACCACGAAAATAAAAAGCACCACCCCAGGCACCTATCAGGTGACAGCTGCATATCCCGGATTTGCAGGCAGTGCTCCGGTTTCGTTCATTACGCAGCCTTCCACGGTCGATGTTCTGGTGTCAAGCAAGCAGAATCTCAACAATCTGAGTGCCCTGACATTTAATGTGACAAATGCACTTCCGGCCACCTTCACGAACTATAGCACAACGGTACCCTCTGGAAACGCGCTTTCATTCGCAGCGGCGCTTACTCCGAAGAACTTGTCAGCAAGTTGGGCATCGGGGACTAGTTTTTCACTCGACACGTCGTCAGCGTTCCTGATGAAACTGCACTACACCATACCGACCGATGTGCCGAACTTCGCAGTCGATTCGACGTCGGTCAGCGCCATATTCACCAATTTGTCGACGGTGCGGCCGACTCCGGGTTTTGCGGTGAAATCGGTGTATTACGATCAAAACGGGAAACAGCTTTATCCGTAA
- a CDS encoding efflux RND transporter periplasmic adaptor subunit has protein sequence MKKRLILSIFGLIVIIAILAGVKAMQIGAMIDQGKKFVPPPETVTSAQVKAESWAADLTAVGTLTAVQGVTVAAELTGKVVKIGFEPGARVKKGDLLVRQDTSSEEAQLPGLTAQVKLNRTELARADKMVADKIISQSDHDKAVAAYDQAVAQVNNVRATIGKKTIRAPFTGRLGIRQVNLGQILREGDPIVSLQTLSPIFVDFTLPQQQMARIHSGLPVRVTCDALPGETVEGRITAINPLVDSDTRTIKLQATVTNRAEKLRPGMFVNVAVGLAARPKVLAIPATAVLYAPYGDSVFVIDTQKDGKKGLTLRQQFVRLGEKRGDFVAVTSGLKEGESIVTTGVFKLRNGQSAVIDNKLSPPFQQSPKPENN, from the coding sequence ATGAAAAAACGCCTCATCCTCTCCATATTCGGCCTGATTGTCATCATCGCCATCCTCGCAGGCGTCAAGGCCATGCAGATCGGCGCCATGATCGATCAGGGAAAGAAGTTCGTCCCGCCCCCCGAGACGGTCACATCGGCCCAGGTCAAAGCCGAATCATGGGCGGCAGACCTGACTGCGGTCGGCACGTTGACGGCGGTGCAGGGGGTCACGGTAGCCGCCGAATTGACCGGCAAGGTCGTGAAGATCGGGTTCGAGCCGGGCGCAAGGGTGAAAAAAGGTGATCTGCTGGTGCGGCAGGACACCTCCTCGGAGGAGGCACAACTCCCCGGTCTTACGGCCCAGGTGAAACTGAACCGCACCGAACTGGCGCGTGCGGACAAGATGGTGGCCGATAAGATCATCTCCCAGTCCGACCACGACAAAGCCGTGGCCGCCTATGACCAAGCGGTGGCCCAGGTCAACAACGTCCGGGCCACCATCGGCAAGAAGACCATCCGTGCCCCCTTCACCGGGCGCCTCGGCATCCGTCAGGTCAACCTCGGCCAGATACTCCGTGAGGGAGATCCCATCGTCTCCTTGCAGACACTCAGCCCGATCTTCGTGGATTTCACCCTGCCGCAGCAGCAGATGGCCCGGATACATTCCGGCCTGCCGGTACGAGTCACGTGCGATGCCCTGCCGGGTGAAACGGTAGAGGGACGCATCACCGCCATAAATCCGCTGGTAGACAGCGATACCCGTACCATCAAGCTTCAGGCCACTGTGACCAACCGCGCCGAAAAATTGAGGCCAGGCATGTTCGTCAACGTGGCGGTCGGTCTGGCCGCGCGCCCGAAGGTACTGGCCATTCCGGCAACGGCGGTGCTCTATGCCCCCTACGGGGACTCGGTTTTCGTCATCGATACGCAAAAAGATGGCAAGAAGGGGCTGACGCTACGGCAGCAGTTCGTGCGCCTCGGCGAAAAGCGAGGCGATTTCGTCGCCGTAACCAGCGGGTTGAAGGAGGGAGAATCGATCGTCACCACGGGGGTTTTCAAACTACGCAACGGCCAGTCGGCGGTCATCGACAACAAGCTCTCTCCTCCCTTCCAGCAGTCACCCAAGCCGGAGAATAACTGA